One Olleya sp. Hel_I_94 genomic window, ACCTAAAAGTTGCTTCCATTGTATTGAGGCTCCTTTTTCTGCAAATTCGTCTTCTATCTCTGTTTCTTCAATAATCTTAACATCATTATCATATCTTAAGTGCGATCCTAAGGTTGCTTTTACAAAATCATTAACCTTAAAATCAAAGACGACTTCCCAGTCTACATCTATATTACCAAAACTATTTAAATAATCAGTATATAAACTTACTCTATTTTTAAGATAAATATTTTCTAAAACCTGAGTCTCATAAGAATTTGTAACTAAAACACCCATTTCTGTCCTTACATTTTCTCCATCTACTATTTTATTACCTAATGTATCAAAAATTGCAGGACTTACACCAAAAGTACCTTTATCCGCTAATTCCTGATCTAACACAAAGGTTGCTTTAAAGGTTAATGGAGACATATAAAATGATAATTTTTCGATGTTTTTACCGTATTCCACTCCGCCTCCAACAAACAAGTAACCAGGTGCCATAAATCTAGAAATAGCATTATCCCTATTTGGATAGTTATATCCATTAGCATACTGAGTTTTAAAATTAAAACGTCCGGAATAATACCAATTAGTAATAGTATCTTTTCTAAAACCTAAGGTAGAAATTAGCTCTAACTCGTCTTCAGTTTTTCTTAAACGTTGGTTTTCTTGTTTGTTTACACCATAACGAGTTCTAACTTCATTAAACCAAATTAGGTTATTTTTTTTATATCTTAAACTAGATTTTATGGCTAATAATGCTGATATTGAATTTGCTCCTCCAGCATTCCAATTAACAAAGGTGACTTCATTTATGTCTAACCCAAGTTTATTTAATTGTCTCCATTTTACTGTATCCAAAACTTTTACTGGTTGTTCTGGGTTTTGTGGATTTACTGGCTGTTCTGTTTGGGCAAATACACTATTTACACAAACCATTAAGCATATTAAGATAAAGCCTTTCATATCTT contains:
- a CDS encoding DUF3078 domain-containing protein — its product is MKGFILICLMVCVNSVFAQTEQPVNPQNPEQPVKVLDTVKWRQLNKLGLDINEVTFVNWNAGGANSISALLAIKSSLRYKKNNLIWFNEVRTRYGVNKQENQRLRKTEDELELISTLGFRKDTITNWYYSGRFNFKTQYANGYNYPNRDNAISRFMAPGYLFVGGGVEYGKNIEKLSFYMSPLTFKATFVLDQELADKGTFGVSPAIFDTLGNKIVDGENVRTEMGVLVTNSYETQVLENIYLKNRVSLYTDYLNSFGNIDVDWEVVFDFKVNDFVKATLGSHLRYDNDVKIIEETEIEDEFAEKGASIQWKQLLGIGVIVDF